A single window of Mycosarcoma maydis chromosome 1, whole genome shotgun sequence DNA harbors:
- a CDS encoding putative carboxylic acid transport protein JEN1: MAESKKSVLAQGAQNFKDLFHWKVRSTIVDDNGEEQVVWEKPSLPPNPFRLVTMLGLAGWCAYLIGFSAWTADAFDFHALSIQTTKMAKHFGVSKTKVTEAITLTLLLRSVGAAIFGVFSDYFGRKYPLVVNMWCLGALQVASIYCRTFNEFLAVRALFGLFMGGVYGAASSMALENIPAEARGLMSGIFQQGYSFGYVLAACVNLGVGGAVNTWPIMFWVGAGFSFAVGFLRLLWPESKQFIEARKASKGTGTKNFRKSFGAMLRKEWKVCIFAIILMSWFNWLSHSSQDSYTTFMLAGKKLNNTAASRASIIMKVGACVGGTIWGYMSQWIGRRRAMIFACLLCCCLIPAWILPSTESGLEAGGFMIQAMVQGAWGVVPVYLAEISPPAFRAIFVGLTYQLGNAISSPSTQLINYLSENNFIHTSKGRVEAYGPVMAYATLIIALGLAATASVGPEKKGARFENAAAATAEAQPELPVYHKEVDNSPDTKSIDLTYTMTATSK; encoded by the exons CGACTATTGTCGATGATAACGGCGAGGAACAAGTCGTCTGGGAGAAGCCTAGCCTGCCTCCCAACCCCTTCCGACTGGTCACCATGCTTGGATTGGCGGGTTGGTGTGCGTACCTGATCGGATTCAGCGCCTGGACTGCCGACGCCTTCGACTTCCACGCGCTTTCGATTCAAACCAccaagatggccaagcACTTTGGCGTGTCCAAGACCAAGGTCACCGAAGCAATCACCCTAACTCTCCTTTTGCGATCAGTAGGTGCTGCGATCTTTGGTGTGTTTTCTGACTACTTCGGCCGCAAGTACCCACTCGTCGTCAACATGTGGTGCCTGGGCGCTCTCCAGGTCGCTTCGATCTACTGCCGAACCTTCAACGAATTCCTCGCCGTTCGTGCACTCTTTGGTCTGTTCATGGGAGGCGTCTACGGAGCTGCTAGTTCGATGGCGCTTGAAAACATTCCCGCCGAAGCAAGAGGTCTCATGAGCGGTATCTTCCAGCAAGGTTACTCGTTTGGCTACGtgctcgctgcttgtgTCAACCTGGGTGTCGGTGGAGCCGTCAACACTTGGCCCATCATGTTCTGGGTCGGAGCTGGCTTTAGCTTTGCTGTTGGTTTCTTGCGTCTCTTGTGGCCCGAATCCAAGCAATTCATCGAGGCTCGCAAAGCCAGCAAGGGCACGGGCACCAAGAACTTCCGCAAGAGCTTTGGCGCCATGCTTCGTAAGGAGTGGAAGGTTTGCATCTTCGCCATCATTCTGATGAGCTGGTTCAACTGGCTCTCTCACAGCTCTCAGGACAGCTACACCACCTTCATGCTCGCCGGAAAGAAACTCAACAACACCGCTGCTTCCAGGGCCAGTATCATCATGAAGGTAGGAGCGTGCGTCGGTGGTACGATTTGGGGCTACATGTCGCAGTGGATCGGAAGGCGAAGGGCCATGAtctttgcttgcttgctctgctgctgccttaTCCCAGCCTGGATTCTGCCCAGCACCGAATCTGGTCTCGAAGCCGGcggattcatgattcag GCCATGGTTCAAGGTGCTTGGGGAGTTGTTCCCGTGTACCTTGCCGAGATCTCGCCTCCGGCATTCCGAGCGATCTTTGTTGGTCTCACTTACCAGCTGGGTAATGCGATCTCATCGCCCTCGACTCAGCTGATCAACTACCTCTCGGAGAACAACTTTATTCACACGTCCAAGGGACGAGTGGAGGCGTATGGACCGGTGATGGCGTATGCGACTTTGATTATCGCGCTAGGATTGGCAGCTACCGCGTCGGTTGGTCCGGAGAAGAAGGGCGCACGATTCGAgaacgctgcagctgctacCGCCGAGGCTCAGCCCGAACTGCCCGTCTACCACAAGGAAGTCGACAACAGCCCCGACACGAAATCGATCGATTTGACCTACACTATGACCGCTACTTCCAAGTAA